Sequence from the Metopolophium dirhodum isolate CAU chromosome 2, ASM1992520v1, whole genome shotgun sequence genome:
aatatgagaccGCTTTGGCTGCAATTTTTCCTGAAAATGACCAGTCATACTCACAATATGCTCAAGGTATCattcgtttttattaattatgtttattttgatatttaacaaaaatatttgtttttttttcaacaaaatatttaggtaaaaaaaagaaaagaaaagaattAGCTTATATAGTTACCAgttttttctttgtaattttaaaagattttttttcagacaaatatgtattatttttaatattttactgtataaatgttttttttatagattatgcTGAGggatatatgaaaaaaatgcgAGAAAGATTAGATGCAGAATCATTTGATCTAGCCATAAAACTTTTAGCATCTTTTGGGGACGCTGATGATAGCAATATTAATCTTTTATACGAACAAATAACAGAAGTATTAACGGATAAAAACGATGATTTAATCTATGAATTTTTAGGATTTTTACTTCCAGGACAAGCTTTATCAATTGGgaagttcacagattatctagaaTTAACTAGAATAAAagaatttattagaaaattacaAGTATGTGACTTATCTATGTTGAGTAAtccttttattgatttttaatttttattaggtttGCATGAAAAAACAACCAACTCAAGtccgtaaaatattaaacaatttgtttcatttatCAAAAAGTGAAAATATTACTCCATTAGAAGTACATACAGCTATGCTTcctttattaaaaagtaatccAATTTTAGttgattgtttttttcaattaattccAACCGAACATCCTCCTGAAAGGTATGCAATATCAgttttgcattttaatttcttgATGTTACTAATtagttgaatacaattttagctTTTTTTCTGACGATAATTGGGAAGACTTGGATATTGATCAAAGTATTAACTGTGGAATAGATTATGAAGAAATAATTCCATCAGATTCGGAAGATcatacacaattaaatatttgcCATTGTATGTGTCATAAACCTGGAGATAATGCACATTGTAGATCCTGTGGACTAAaagtatttatacttttttttaacatttaacttaaatttttatttgtttatatcttattaaaattctctttaagaggacgccaaacccgcatgtgttgtatcCGCCTTACACACGTATAAAATAGACATAACACGTTTATGAAATCTGAGCTCAATTttggtgttaaaataaaaacacctattacaaaattaaaagatgACAATATTTTGGGGGCAAgatgttgaatttttttttaaataatttaaatttttaaaagttaaaggtattttaaaaatgttgaaatgtttgctatttctaaatattataatgaatgttaTATTGGGTATAATGGAATAAAACACAACAACTTGCCCTCAGTAATagaaatattgttacaatttattttttactctagaaccaaaTTGAACGATTTATTCTCAGATTGCGTAAAtgtgtttttcatttttgtacgttttatacgtgtgtaagacgaaAACGATACATGTGGGTGTGACGTCCTTTTAATTcctgtaatatttttcattagttACCATGGTTTCCAGTACCATTGATAGcattacgaaaatatttttaaacaatatcttATAGAAACTTCTAGAgacattgtatttaatattaaaattgattataaatagtaaatacttgaagtatttataatcaatgatattaataattatagtattattgaatttttttttatagaaatttaaatttgcattattatatttctacttAAAAAACAGATTAAATAAGAAGcccataattgttttaaattgtaaaacctATATGGAACTATGGaagataaaatgtttaacttaattaattaggatggcattattaattattactatgacAAGTTAGAACTGAGATTGgataacaaattttatattactgacactaaattaattaaatattcttctattatttcaaaattctatTGGGTGATCTGATGTATTTCATAaagcttatattatttaacatctGTTGTTTAGATGTGTTCACCATTTATTATGTGCATTTAATTTTAGACtcattatttatgattaattttcgttaactaaaaatattatccttgtttataaaatatcaagtcATTGCTATATTCTGTTAATTCTGACTATTAAAATggtataacattaattaataattataaagtatttcaTTCAGTAATAATTCACCATTACAtaaatcaaatactttttatataggtacagttaatattatttaaattgtattagttaagtaatacaaaactaaattccttttttttttaaagttttttaaaggTCGTATCTATTTTGATACTCTAGAAGGATTGAAAttagcaaaaataaattttgaaggAGCTGACTCATCTATTGTACATTctaaaattgataaaacaaaagaaaatactACAGTCAAGCAAAAAAATAGAAAGAgtttgattaaaaatagttcTCCTGGCTCAGCAGAAGATATTAAAGGCAGCACAGGAACAGGTTAGTtgtcattttacatttttacttgtgattatatttttcaaacttatatttattacatttatagaaTCTGAAGAAGATCTGATTGACGTGAAACCAAAAAAACGACAAAAATCAAAGGTAGTGCAGTCTCTTAAGCTTAAGTATAAAAAAGATGAAAATCCTAAATGTAAAGATGAGCAAGAACCGTATGTTGAAACAGGAAAATCTATTGTTCATGTTACTAATGAAGAATTGAAAAGTAGTGAAATGGTGTTTTTTTGTATTCCTAAAGCAGAATCTAGTGTCAAAATTATAcccaaaaagaaattaaaagttGACATTAAAGAAAATGCTATACTAAAggattatgaaattataaatcaaatcgAGTCTGaaaatttagataatttaaattccGATGTAATTGAAAAAAGTATGGAAATTAAATCTGAGGTCTTTTcggataaaaattatattattgatgaaccgaaagaaataaaaaaagaattacattttttaccttCACCTGTGACTATTGATAATTTACCCGATGTAGACTTTAAATGTGAGCAACACCAAATACCAAACCAAATTAAAGTAGAATTTCCCAACAATATTACTAACAGTGATCTTTCTGAAAATTGTACCCAATCAGCTGATAACATACACCAGAAAGGTTTGGAAGAATCAAATAACCTTAATATTAAAAGAGAGTTTGATGAAGACTTCTGTAGTCTTAGCAATGAGAAACAATGTGATGATCAAAATATCTCAACTAACTTAACAGACTGTAAATTGTTTGCTACTACAACATCTGATATCAATACAACAGTACTACatgaaaatataacaataaaaagtgAAGCTATTGATAATTTATCTGAATGTTATGTTCATGTAAGTGACAAACGAGACAATAATGAAACTGAAAaacaattgataaataaatggaCAATAGATGAAGATAAAATTATACTACAAACTTGTAAAAGAGTTGAAGACATTGAAGTATTATTGGAGACAATCAATAGGCGAATACCACAGAGATCAGTATCTGAGGTATGACTATCTTTATGCATATTAAAcatcatgtaataataatgtattcttTAATTTACAGATACAAGAAAGGTTTACAACTTTGATGACTTTACTTGAACAGATGATTgaagtaaaacaaaattagcatagctgatataatatattataacacatttatttgttaaaataaaaacatactaaAACAATTCCTTAATAGGTATAGTTTTATTTCAGTCTTCAAATCCAGGTGGTCTTGGTATTCTTTTATTCTCATAATTGTCAAGATTAACTTGTTCTATAAGCTTTTTATACTCAGTTTCTATTGTGACGCTGCCTCGAGGTTTCATTTCAATGCCTTGTTTTCTAAGTTCTTCTGGACTGATGAACTTAACCTTCCGATGATCATATCGAATCTGTGAAAATTCTCTTAGACCAAATGATCCACCAACAACCAACAACATAAATGGCAATCCAAATcgaataaatttgttttttaaaaaactgtcaagtgattttgataaattgtcCATTGTTATGCATTTATTAAACACATGTTTAttagtgttttcttaaatttactaaaattatattttaatatgaagcACAGATTAatagataaacataaatatcaaGAGCGCGATTATGTTGAATTGTTGAAGCCTGTAGAGTCTGGACTCTAGAGACGAAATTCTGTGAACAGTGTCAATACTTATCACAACTACGactacctatagtaatataaaaaatttaaatcggtaaaatattattatcttaagtTGACGATTTATGCGCTCAATGATAAAAAGTTCAAGTCTAAACAgctgttgtaaaaaatattgttgataacCACAGATTTCTAGACTACATCATTGAACCACAGAATATATTTCATATGTGAttgaactatataattatatatgttcaATGCAAGATACGATTATAAAGAATTCTTTTGATTGAAGAATTCTTTACAATCGTGCTGCAGGGCATGAccaaatattgtgtttattttgtcatgatGCAGGGTAACCGCCGTAAAATCTTATCATTTTTTGGACTAGGCTTATCAGTCCATAACATACGTTCGTGATAATAAAACTGAATATTCTGTGATAATAACGTTCTAATCACGATACGAAAATCGTAATAGTATGATACTAAGTTCTGAAATTATGAATGAGCTTTCTTTGGCTATAATGACATCAtgctttgtaataattaatattcactaTTATAGCCATTAGGCAATAATAGACGTTTAATATCGATTGTgttgattgtaatttaaatttctaattgaTATGAATTAAACCAAAGTTTTAcctattactataaaatatagtaaatttcttaatatttaaattttttagttacttttaaaaatcaaaataaactattacaaCTCTTGGTAAGTtaaagtacctatgtaaatatttttaacctaaTTTATCTAACTACTGTTATCAATATTCATGAcattaatttctaattttattttagacaaaAATGGGAGAGCTTCCTGGAGAGTTCTATAAATCATTCAGGACACAATACATTCATCCAACTATAAATGATATTGACTACGTAAAACATTTACCGTTCAACCTTGACAAAGGCCCATACAAGTCTGAAGACCATTATTTAGACACACAATTTCATCTTTTACGTGAAGATTTTATTCATCCATTAAGAAAAGCTGTACAATattatcgtaaaaataaaactacagtCGGTACTAACATGGTATGCAGTAATGTATTATTTGATGGTTCTAGGGAGTTTTTTGCAaacaaattaggttttatatttaaatttgatccCAACGCATACaacataaatttgtttataaatgggtTCTTATTACTATTTTCTAAAGATGATTTCAACACTTTCTTTGCTGGACTCGTGCTGAAAGATGATATAGAATACTTACAAAAGGggataatattaatagaaatgcTTGATAATATTGACATAAGACCAAACACAATTTTATCAATGGCACAGTGTGAACAATTTTATGTACCTTACAACTGGACACTTAAAGCTCTTCAACAGATGAACTCACTTCCATTGAAAGAGTATATAGTTTTTGCCACAAACAAACACTGTGCACCTGATTACTTAAATGACATTAATTATCAAAAGTATGATATTGatgattacaaatttaatattttgaatgatgAAGAATGGCCTACAGAAATTTATCTGCAACAAGAGAGCAGTCAGTATGAAGCATTTAAAGCAGCATTAAcccataaatatgttttaattcaaGGTGTTCCAGGTTCAGGCAAAACATTTATTGGTCAACGAGTTGTAAAAGctatgattgaaaatttatatgTAACAGGACGGCTAAATAAACCTATTGCTGTTATTTGTAGTAATAACCTCGCATTAGATCATTTTTTagaaggtattttaaaaataactgacAAGCTGGTCAGAATTGGTAGTCAATCAAAGTGTGAAGCTTTAAAGAAGTATAGTTTAAAGAAGATAGTAaaacttaacaaattaaaaataaatgatggcttggaaaaaaatttaaaagttaaagagCAAACTATTTTAGATTGCTGTGAGAaatgtgataaattatattctggTATTTTGGATTGGAGTATTTTGAAGACTGTAGTACCAAAAGTGGCATTCGACACTTTTATAGATTCTTGGGATTTTCTTAACTGGCTATTTCATCCATATCCTGTTGAcaagatgtttaaaaaatataaagtagatcATGTACAAGGCTCTCAACATTGCCTCATTTTAGATGATATAAAACAACGTTTGTCAGAACTGACAGAACAAGTTGCTGAAGGCAGTGAATATCATTCATTAAAAATCAAACAACAGTTGACCATGCTGAAGAAATTTTATGAATACTTTGAGTACATGTTATCTTTTGATAACTCAGAAGAAAGTCCAATCGTTGTGGACGATATCCATTTAATTCCAGCTGATCAAAGATGGGTGTTGTACTATAAATGGGTACATATAATTGTTAAtgattataagaatattttagtTCCAACATGGCATGAGTATAATGACTTATGTAAAAAACTCGATGAGGATAGATTGGCACAAACTATGAATTTATTAGACGATATTTATGTAATTGGGCTTACCACTACTGGAGCAGTAAAAAACAAAGATTTATTAGAACGTTTAAAACCTCCGATTGGTAAGTacatttataagaaataaaattatattcaatttaattcaaaataattataaccatgattttattttaattgaaatagtatcaaatattttagtaatttattgttatttatactatttccTAATTTACTACTGTTctccaattataatattaaaggctatttttaaattaatttattttgataaacgtGTTTATTCAAAGAAAtagatatattacattaaagtttaaacttagTAGcattctaaaatacaaattgataaattaattaattttaattaggttatgtactattattttgtttagttattGTGGAAGAAGGAACAGAGACATTAGAACCATTCATAGTTGCATCATTGACTGAGCATTGTCAACATTTGATTCTAATTGGTAAATTTTTATaaagtgttgttttttttattaaattttttattagttaactagCGGCAACAGGCCATTGGGTAGTTTTTAACTctgaggaggggggggggggggtattatAGGTTAAACATgtgtgtttgttagtttggcagattttttagtgggcacccgtaggtatctgccatgcccgggttgGGGATGGCGGAACTTCTCTCTGGACACCATGACTTgcctgaagaaaaatgccgcccgcgaccgaggttttgaacctgtttattattttttagcttttaaccaagttaagttttatttattcatagtaaaattaatgaatttatgttAAGTATCATCATTGGTTTTAAATACTCTAAGGAATGGTACAGTTGTagaatgttgtaaaaaatatatattttttatacatttaatattcaaattgtgagcatagttatttatttagtttgtcGACTCTAGAACAAggagtaatttaaatatttacaaagaagatagttaatgtataaatataaatatagttaattcTAACTTTTTCCAACTAGTTttgggataaaaaaaataaatattcttaggGCCACTGAGCGTGTGGCATGACACGAGCACCTTTCTTTttacaatcaaaaatgtaatgttatgcAATGGCAGTGACATGTCCCTTTTTATGAACTTTACTGAAAGTAGAGAAATTAATATTCACTTTATTAGCAAAGCAATTTACTCTACGTAAAAGATGCttagattgtattataattatttgaaattacttGGGTAATGTatgcttaaataaaaaataaaaatttaataatttaattattaagaattGTTATGTCTTGTCAGCTAAAACAAGTCCACAAGCTAACCATGATTACTTAACctgttatcaaatataattttataaacgaatactacctatgtaatatgtcGTTGTTTCCAAAACATTTCtttactaatttataacttttgatcattctttttataaataaaaattaatttaacttaagttttatttagaATTCAGCCTACCTAACAAATAGgtagtattaattaattgtttattaacttttattttaattattttaggagATCATAAGGTAGAACGTCCAAAGACATCATCATACACGTTGgcaaaaacttataattttaatcaaacacTTATGGAACGaacaataaataatggtttACCTTTAAATAGACTTATTAAACAATTCAGAATGCGACCAGAAATAATGTCATTAGTCCTACCATCCATTACTGATCAATTGGAAAGTAGTGAACATACGTGTAATTTACCAAATGTTATtggaataacaaaaaatgtgtacttcattgatcataatattacagaggtattaatttataatttataattagtattttattatttttaactaatcaaATTCAATTAACTAGGATAAAAGTCACATAAATGTACATGAAGTTAAATTTGCAATTGGACTTGCTCGTTATCTTTgcttacaaaattataaaccagaagatataatgattttaacaaCACATAAAGATCAAGTTTATGAACTTGTAAAggtaaattagttaaaaaaacccataattttaatttaaaagtatttttaatttatattagaattttaatgCTTAGCTTAAAGAAGAATCTTtacttattaaaaacataaatatatcatCTGTGGAT
This genomic interval carries:
- the LOC132938109 gene encoding NFX1-type zinc finger-containing protein 1-like codes for the protein MGELPGEFYKSFRTQYIHPTINDIDYVKHLPFNLDKGPYKSEDHYLDTQFHLLREDFIHPLRKAVQYYRKNKTTVGTNMVCSNVLFDGSREFFANKLGFIFKFDPNAYNINLFINGFLLLFSKDDFNTFFAGLVLKDDIEYLQKGIILIEMLDNIDIRPNTILSMAQCEQFYVPYNWTLKALQQMNSLPLKEYIVFATNKHCAPDYLNDINYQKYDIDDYKFNILNDEEWPTEIYLQQESSQYEAFKAALTHKYVLIQGVPGSGKTFIGQRVVKAMIENLYVTGRLNKPIAVICSNNLALDHFLEGILKITDKLVRIGSQSKCEALKKYSLKKIVKLNKLKINDGLEKNLKVKEQTILDCCEKCDKLYSGILDWSILKTVVPKVAFDTFIDSWDFLNWLFHPYPVDKMFKKYKVDHVQGSQHCLILDDIKQRLSELTEQVAEGSEYHSLKIKQQLTMLKKFYEYFEYMLSFDNSEESPIVVDDIHLIPADQRWVLYYKWVHIIVNDYKNILVPTWHEYNDLCKKLDEDRLAQTMNLLDDIYVIGLTTTGAVKNKDLLERLKPPIVIVEEGTETLEPFIVASLTEHCQHLILIGDHKVERPKTSSYTLAKTYNFNQTLMERTINNGLPLNRLIKQFRMRPEIMSLVLPSITDQLESSEHTCNLPNVIGITKNVYFIDHNITEDKSHINVHEVKFAIGLARYLCLQNYKPEDIMILTTHKDQVYELVKLKEESLLIKNINISSVDNCSLTECEIVILSTIHSTKGDTGFWKHENRICVALTRAKSGLYIIGNISNLISQCELWNSVKNSLQSLCSIGSELTLECSIHKGTLSKVSKSEDFVNRKCPRPCLQQLKCNHYCQSICHTRDREHMFMFKCRNINCRSSKSLIRYPLKDIFLLFWEYSKNIIYDVISQPI
- the LOC132938111 gene encoding uncharacterized protein LOC132938111 isoform X1, translated to MLNNTIMDQCQIDGIEELKIVNDVHLETTNNNIMKSIKHITIKKNTSESDHRTPKRKSDISNSNILKKKKKYETALAAIFPENDQSYSQYAQDYAEGYMKKMRERLDAESFDLAIKLLASFGDADDSNINLLYEQITEVLTDKNDDLIYEFLGFLLPGQALSIGKFTDYLELTRIKEFIRKLQVCMKKQPTQVRKILNNLFHLSKSENITPLEVHTAMLPLLKSNPILVDCFFQLIPTEHPPESFFSDDNWEDLDIDQSINCGIDYEEIIPSDSEDHTQLNICHCMCHKPGDNAHCRSCGLKFFKGRIYFDTLEGLKLAKINFEGADSSIVHSKIDKTKENTTVKQKNRKSLIKNSSPGSAEDIKGSTGTESEEDLIDVKPKKRQKSKVVQSLKLKYKKDENPKCKDEQEPYVETGKSIVHVTNEELKSSEMVFFCIPKAESSVKIIPKKKLKVDIKENAILKDYEIINQIESENLDNLNSDVIEKSMEIKSEVFSDKNYIIDEPKEIKKELHFLPSPVTIDNLPDVDFKCEQHQIPNQIKVEFPNNITNSDLSENCTQSADNIHQKGLEESNNLNIKREFDEDFCSLSNEKQCDDQNISTNLTDCKLFATTTSDINTTVLHENITIKSEAIDNLSECYVHVSDKRDNNETEKQLINKWTIDEDKIILQTCKRVEDIEVLLETINRRIPQRSVSEIQERFTTLMTLLEQMIEVKQN
- the LOC132938111 gene encoding uncharacterized protein LOC132938111 isoform X2, producing MKKMRERLDAESFDLAIKLLASFGDADDSNINLLYEQITEVLTDKNDDLIYEFLGFLLPGQALSIGKFTDYLELTRIKEFIRKLQVCMKKQPTQVRKILNNLFHLSKSENITPLEVHTAMLPLLKSNPILVDCFFQLIPTEHPPESFFSDDNWEDLDIDQSINCGIDYEEIIPSDSEDHTQLNICHCMCHKPGDNAHCRSCGLKFFKGRIYFDTLEGLKLAKINFEGADSSIVHSKIDKTKENTTVKQKNRKSLIKNSSPGSAEDIKGSTGTESEEDLIDVKPKKRQKSKVVQSLKLKYKKDENPKCKDEQEPYVETGKSIVHVTNEELKSSEMVFFCIPKAESSVKIIPKKKLKVDIKENAILKDYEIINQIESENLDNLNSDVIEKSMEIKSEVFSDKNYIIDEPKEIKKELHFLPSPVTIDNLPDVDFKCEQHQIPNQIKVEFPNNITNSDLSENCTQSADNIHQKGLEESNNLNIKREFDEDFCSLSNEKQCDDQNISTNLTDCKLFATTTSDINTTVLHENITIKSEAIDNLSECYVHVSDKRDNNETEKQLINKWTIDEDKIILQTCKRVEDIEVLLETINRRIPQRSVSEIQERFTTLMTLLEQMIEVKQN
- the LOC132938121 gene encoding cytochrome c oxidase assembly protein COX16 homolog, mitochondrial is translated as MDNLSKSLDSFLKNKFIRFGLPFMLLVVGGSFGLREFSQIRYDHRKVKFISPEELRKQGIEMKPRGSVTIETEYKKLIEQVNLDNYENKRIPRPPGFED